Proteins from a genomic interval of Xylocopa sonorina isolate GNS202 chromosome 4, iyXylSono1_principal, whole genome shotgun sequence:
- the LOC143422684 gene encoding uncharacterized protein LOC143422684 → MSVKSEEGEKIEESREEPEEKTDKGKEEAINYSDVALDMSTKPKNATVNSSVDSMVCDLQAGPSCRQAADSSSESDADESGYDNNNNSLTPRQGEEWPTTGDTTVEEKNVPPEAAVNLCKKDRHAALDERLKDTFLYKIMTDPTFLENIQKNKQTRRYACQFCKQEFGNSNELADHMDVKKDESNQVVCCACKKTFAQKRYLRYHQRCHSDRSMFTCDICTKKYTRMDNLSRHNALHVNPDKFSCTYCEKTFARKDLLNKHLKCHDNKYRFFCEECQKYFKGPLTLDNHRRNFHSLD, encoded by the exons ATGAGTGTGAAAAGTGAGGAAGGCGAAAAAATTGAGGAATCGCGAGAAGAGCCAGAGGAGAAGACGGACAAAGGGAAAGAAGAGGCGATAAACTATTCGGACGTGGCGCTGGACATGTCGACTAAACCCAAG AACGCGACTGTGAATTCGAGTGTGGATTCGATGGTTTGCGACCTGCAAGCTGGTCCAAGTTGCCGACAGGCCGCCGATTCGTCTTCCGAGAGCGACGCGGATGAATCTGGTTACGATAACAATAACAAC AGCTTAACGCCGCGGCAAGGGGAGGAATGGCCCACCACCGGCGATACTACCGTCGAGGAGAAAAACGTACCACCGGAAGCTGCTGTTAACCTCTGCAAAAAGGATCGTCACGCGGCACTCGACGAAAGATTAAAGGATACCTTTCTCTATAAAATTATGACGGATCCGACGTTCCTCGAAAATATCCAAAAGAACAAACAGACGCGACGATACGCCTGCCAATTTTGCAAACAGGAATTCGGCAACAGCAACGAACTGGCCGATCACATGGACGTGAAAAAGGACGAGTCGAATCAGGTGGTATGCTGCGCTTGTAAGAAGACGTTCGCGCAGAAACGGTACCTGCGGTATCACCAGAGGTGTCACTCCGACAGGAGCATGTTCACTTGCGATATTTGCACGAAAAAGTACACCAGAATGGACAATCTGTCCAGGCACAACGCGTTGCACGTGAATCCGGACAAATTTTCGTGCACCTACTGCGAAAAGACGTTCGCCAGGAAGGATTTGTTGAACAAACACTTAAAGTGCCACGACAACAAGTATCGTTTCTTCTGCGAGGAGTGTCAGAAGTATTTCAAAGGCCCGCTCACATTGGACAATCATAGACGGAATTTTCACTCGCTCGACTAG